The bacterium region TCTTTTATATCAAGTATATATATGGCCGTACTCGGACCATCACTAAGCTTAATATCATTTGAAAGCGGGTTTGCTATTGAACCAGTATAGACAATTTTTGTACTATCATTCGATAGCAATATTTCACAAGCACTAGACTCACCAATGTTATCAGCAATAAGAGCAAGTGGTTTTTCGTAAATATATTTATTTTCTAAATTTATTAAAAACAACGTATCAAGGTTATGGCAAACAATATATTTATCTGTATACCATGTTGGGGAATAAACATTTTTCGTTATGTTATTTGACAGATCAAACTCGTTTTCACCGCAGGGTGTCACTACTTGAATGCACCACTTCATCTCGCCATAGTGATTATATAATATATATTTACCACTCGGTGACCATTTGGGTCCATAATTATTATCACCTGGCAATGAATCTAAAGTTGTTATTTTTTGAGTCTTAATATCTATTATGCTGATTTTTCGCTCACCTTTTAACCCATATGTTGTAAAAGCCACTTTCTTCCCATCTGGTGAAATATCTGGATCAACCCCTTTACATAAAATTTGCTCAGTGTTGTTGTCTTGGTTTTTTACCCAAATATAATCACCCCTTTGAAACGATATAAGCTGACCATTTGCTGTGCAAAACGCATAGCAAAACAATATTAGATAATAAAAATGTTTCATTACGTTTTTACAATAATTATTGATTTAATATAAATTATAATTGTGAAGCGGCGGCCATCACTGGCCGCCGCTTATGTTTTTTGTTTACGCCTTCTTCTCGTTCTTTTCCAAAATCTGGGTAAACAGCTTCATGAACTCTATTGGCAGCGGGAAGACTATGGTGGAATTCTTCTCCACCGCGATCTCGGTCAAAGTCTGCAGATAGCGCAACTGGACGGTCACCGGTTCCTGCGCCATCACCATGGCCGCGTCCCGCAGCTTGGTCGAGGCCTGGAACTCGCCGTCGGCGTGGATCACCTTGGCCCGGCGTTCGCGCTCGGCTTCGGCCTGCTTGGCCATGGCCCGGCGCATGCCCTCGGGCAGGTCAATGTCCTTGACCTCCACCGCTGAGACCTTGATGCCCCAGGGATCGGTCCGCTCATCGATCACCTTCTGCAGGGTCTGGTTGATCTTCTCCCGGTTGGAGAGCAGTTCATCCAGCTCGTGCTCGCCCAAAATGGAGCGCAGGGTGGTCTGGCCCATCTGGCTGGTGGCGTACATGTAGTCCTCCACCGCGATGATGGCTTTGTCCGGCTGGAACACCTGGAAATACATCACGGCGTTGACCTTTACCGAGACGTTGTCCTTGGTGATCACCTCCTGGACCGGCACGTCCAGGGCGATGGTGCGCAGGGTCACCTTGACCATCTTCTCGAACAGCGGGATCAGGATGATCAGCCCCGGGCCCCGGGTGCCGACGTAGCGGCCCAGCCTAAAGACCACGCCCCGCTCGTATTCCCGCAGGATCTTGAAGGTGTTGAGCACGATGAACAGGATAAAGATGATCAGAACTATGGTACCGGTCATGGCTGGTTCCTCCTTATGTTGGGTTGATTAGATAAGCTGTAAGCTGTATGCTATAGGCTATAAGCTATTGGTTACTTTCAGCGTCATGCCTTTAACTTCCACAACTTTGATCTTGGTGCCTTCCGGTATCTCAGTCTCCGACCAGGCGCTCCAGTGGGTACCGGCCACGAACACTTTACCGCCGTCTTTATTAACCAGGGTCCGGGCATCGCCCTCCTGGCCCAGCAGGCCCTTGTCGCCGGAGAAGGGTTTGGTCCTTAATGTCTTGATGGACAGCCAGATCCCGACGAGGAAGAAGGCCGCGGTCACCAGCACCACCGGGATGATCACCTGGAGCGAGGCCCGCATGGCCGGGTCCGGCGAGTTGAACAGCATTACAGATCCCATGAACATGGATACAATACCTCCTGTGGTCAGGACGCCGTGGGTGGCGGCCTTGACGTCTATGATGAAAAGAACAATGGAAAGCAGTATCAAAAGCATTCCGGCATAATTCACCGACAGGGTCTGAAAGGCGAAGAAGGCCAGGATCAGCGAGATGGCGCCCACCACGCCGGGCAGTATGGCCCCGGGATTGGAGAACTCAAAGTACAGTCCCAGCAGGCCCAGCATGAAGAAGATGTAGGCAAGGTTGGGGTCGGAGATCACCGCCAGCAGCCGGTCCCGCCAGTTCATCTCCATGGTGATCACCCGGGCCGCCCCGGTGCTTAGGGTCACAGTGTCCCGGTCCATCACTATCTGCCGGCCGTCCAAAGAATCCAGCAGGGCGGAGGTGTTGGGGGCCACCAGGTCTATCACTCCGCGCTTTAAGGCTTCGGTCTCGGATAGCGAGACGCTGTGCCGGACGGCGGAGTCGGCCCAGGCGATGTTGCGGCCCCGTTTTTCGGCGATGGAGCGGATGTAGGCCGCGGCGTCGTTGGTGACCTTGCCGGACATGGTGCTGTCCATCTGCCCGCTTTGCCCGATGGAGACCGGGTGGGCCGCCCCGATGCTGGTGCCGGGCGCCATGGCCGCCACGTGGGAGGACAGGGTGATGAAGGCCCCGGCCGAGGCCGCCCGCGATCCCTGGGGCGCTACGAAGACCACCACCGGCACGGTCGAGGCCATGATGCTCTTGATCACCTGGCGCATGGACTGGTCCAGCCCGCCCGGGGTGTCCATCTCTATTATCAGGCATTCGGCCTGTTCCCTTTGGGCCCGCTCAACGGCCTGGACCATGAACTTGGCCGAGGCCGGGCTGACGGCGCTCTCCACCCGGGCGACCAGAACCTGGGAGGCTTCAGTCATCCCGCTAACTAAAATTATCGAAAGAACAAACAAAAATAATTTCTTCATAATATTCTCTCCTCGTGAACACTGAATACTGAAGATAGAATGCCAGCTAAAAGCCGAGATTACAAAACTATTCTGTATTCAATATTCAAAATTCATTCTTCAACCAGGGGCATGAGGATCAGTACTGGAAATGTTTGATCTTCTCGCCCATCTTGCCGATCTCGGTCATGCTCTCGATCCCGATGTCCAGATGCAGTTTGCTGAATTTCTTGGTGACCTCCCGGTCGCTCCGGTCGGTCTTGATGCCGTGGGGCACCATCGGCACGTCGGAGACCAGCAGCAGGGCGCCCCGGGCGATCTGGTTGGCGTGGCCCACTATGAACAGGGTGGCGGTCTCCATGTCGATGGCGATGGCCGTCAGTTTCTTCAGGTATTTCTTGTAGGGTTCGTCCCATTCCCAGACCCGGCGGTTGGTGGTGTAGATCACCCCGGTGCGGTATTCCAGACAGCGTTTTTTTAATTTATCCGAGACGAATTTGTGCAGTTTAAAGGAGGGCAGGGCCGGAACCTCGGGCGGCAGGTAGTCATTGCCGGTGCCCTCGCCCCGGATGGCCCCGATGGGCAGGATGAAATGCCCCAGCTCGGAGGTCTTTTTAAGCCCCCCGCATTTTCCCAGGAACAGCACCCCTTTGGGGTGCCGGGCCACCAGCAGGTCCATGATGGTGGCGATGTTGGGGCTGCCCATCCGGATGTTGACTATGGACAGGCCCTGGTTGTTGGTGGCCGCCTGCATGGGCCGGCCATGTCCCTTGATCTCGCAGTTGAAGCGCTCGGCGAACCTTTCCAGGTAGTCGTCGAAGTTGGTCAGCAGGATGTAATCGCCGAACTGGTCGATCTCCATTCCGGTGTAGCGGGGCAGCCAGTTGCGGGCGATGTCTAATTTTGTCTTCATGTTATCCTTCCGGCCACAGAGCGTAGCACTGCGCTTGTCAAAGTGACACTGAAACAAAGAGGGTTATTCTGCCTTCGTTTTCATATTTTTGCCTTTATTTGGTGATCCCCCGCTCCGAGGCTTCTATGAACTCCACCATGTGCTTTACCTCCGGGGTCATCTCCATTTCTTCCTTTATCCGGGTCAGGGCCTGGGTGGTGTTCAGGTTTGAACGAAAGATGATGCGGTAGGCCTTTTCCATCATGTCCCTTTGCTCCTGGGTAAAGCCCCGCCGGGACAGCCCCAGGGTGTTCAGCCCGAACATCTTCAATGGGTTGCCAAAGGCTTTGGAATAGGGCAGGACATCCTTCTGAACAGCCGAGGCCCCGCCCACGATGGTGTGGCAGCCCACCCGGGAGAACTGGTGGACCGGGGTCAGCCCGCCGATGATGGCAAAGTCCTCTATTATGGTATGCCCGGCCAAAGTGGCCGAGTTGGCCAGGATCACATTATCGCCCACTGTGCACTCGTGGGCCACGTGGGAGTAGGCCATCAGCAGACAGTTGCTGCCGATTTT contains the following coding sequences:
- the lpxA gene encoding acyl-ACP--UDP-N-acetylglucosamine O-acyltransferase, coding for MPNQIHPTAIIDPTARLGGNVTVGPFTIIGPECVLGDNCVIGDSVAIHKWTELGRDCRVWHGASIGSDTQDLKYRGARTKVVIGDKTVVREFATITLSTIEGQVTKIGSNCLLMAYSHVAHECTVGDNVILANSATLAGHTIIEDFAIIGGLTPVHQFSRVGCHTIVGGASAVQKDVLPYSKAFGNPLKMFGLNTLGLSRRGFTQEQRDMMEKAYRIIFRSNLNTTQALTRIKEEMEMTPEVKHMVEFIEASERGITK
- a CDS encoding nodulation protein NfeD, which codes for MKKLFLFVLSIILVSGMTEASQVLVARVESAVSPASAKFMVQAVERAQREQAECLIIEMDTPGGLDQSMRQVIKSIMASTVPVVVFVAPQGSRAASAGAFITLSSHVAAMAPGTSIGAAHPVSIGQSGQMDSTMSGKVTNDAAAYIRSIAEKRGRNIAWADSAVRHSVSLSETEALKRGVIDLVAPNTSALLDSLDGRQIVMDRDTVTLSTGAARVITMEMNWRDRLLAVISDPNLAYIFFMLGLLGLYFEFSNPGAILPGVVGAISLILAFFAFQTLSVNYAGMLLILLSIVLFIIDVKAATHGVLTTGGIVSMFMGSVMLFNSPDPAMRASLQVIIPVVLVTAAFFLVGIWLSIKTLRTKPFSGDKGLLGQEGDARTLVNKDGGKVFVAGTHWSAWSETEIPEGTKIKVVEVKGMTLKVTNSL
- a CDS encoding AMP nucleosidase → MKTKLDIARNWLPRYTGMEIDQFGDYILLTNFDDYLERFAERFNCEIKGHGRPMQAATNNQGLSIVNIRMGSPNIATIMDLLVARHPKGVLFLGKCGGLKKTSELGHFILPIGAIRGEGTGNDYLPPEVPALPSFKLHKFVSDKLKKRCLEYRTGVIYTTNRRVWEWDEPYKKYLKKLTAIAIDMETATLFIVGHANQIARGALLLVSDVPMVPHGIKTDRSDREVTKKFSKLHLDIGIESMTEIGKMGEKIKHFQY
- a CDS encoding slipin family protein encodes the protein MTGTIVLIIFILFIVLNTFKILREYERGVVFRLGRYVGTRGPGLIILIPLFEKMVKVTLRTIALDVPVQEVITKDNVSVKVNAVMYFQVFQPDKAIIAVEDYMYATSQMGQTTLRSILGEHELDELLSNREKINQTLQKVIDERTDPWGIKVSAVEVKDIDLPEGMRRAMAKQAEAERERRAKVIHADGEFQASTKLRDAAMVMAQEPVTVQLRYLQTLTEIAVEKNSTIVFPLPIEFMKLFTQILEKNEKKA